The Chloroflexota bacterium genomic sequence GACCACCTGCACCTCCACGCTGGCGCCCTCGCGCACCGTGTAGGCGGCCTGGCCGAAGGCGACCGTCACCGGGCGCGGTGGGCAGGCCCCGGTTGTGGCCGTCGCGGTGGCCGAGGCCTCGCCCCAGGCCGCCGCCAGGTTCGTGCCGTCACCGAATGCGCTCACTCGGAACTCGTACGCCGTGTTGCAGGTCAATCCGTCGACGGTATGTGCCGCGGTGGTGAGCATCTCGTCGTCCACCGTCCAGGTTTCCGTGTCGCTGACGCGGTATTCGACCCGGTATTTGCTGGTGTTGGCCACCGCGTCCCAGGTCAGCGGCACGCTCGTGGCCGTCACCGTGCCCGCGGCCAGGGTGGTCGGCGCGGCGGGCGCGGGGAGCGGACAGGCGCCGGTTGTGACCGTCACGGGAGCTGTAGCCTCGCCCCAAGCGGCAGCCAGGGTCGTCCCGTCGCCATGGGCGCTCACCCGGAACTCGTACGCCGTGGCGCAGGTCAGTCCGTCGACGGTATGCGCCGCGGTCGTGAGGGTCTCGTCGGCCACGGTCCAGACCACCTCCGTGCTGACGCGGTATTCGACCCGGTACTTGCTGGTGTTGGCCACGGCGTCCCACGTCAGCGGCACGCTCGTGGCCGTCACCGCGCCCGCGGCCAGGGTGGTCGGCGCGGCGGGCGCGGGGAGCAGGCAGGCGCCGGTCGTGGCCATCGCGGTTGCCGAGGCCTCGCCCCACGCCGCCACGTAAGCCGTCCCGTCGCCATAGGCGCTCACCCGAAACTCATACGCCGTGGCGCAGGTCAGCCCGTCCACGGTGTGGGTCGCGGCCGTAAGCGTGTCGTCGTCCACGGTCCAGGTTTCCGTGTTGCTGACGCGGTATTCGACCCGGTACTTGGCGGCGCCCGTCACCGCATCCCAGGTGAGGGGGACGCCGGTGGCCGTGGCCGTCCCAGCCGTCACGTTGGCCGGTGCCGCGGGTGTGAAGACGAGGCGGGGTGGACTGTCGAAGGTCACCGTGGCGCTCTGCGCCCCGCCCGGGCCATAGGTCAGGTCCAGGGCGGTCCAGGTCAGGCGCGTCAGCGGCGAGCCCGTGCCCTCGTGGCTCCGCCGCACCACGAAGTGGCGCGGCGAGCCGCTGGAGGCCTGCAAGGACTTGCTCGCGCGCGTGCCGTCGGCGTAGTCGGAGGTCACCCGCAGGCCGCTGTGCGTCACGACCAGCCCCGCGCACGCGTCGCCATAGGCCCAGGCGGCGGTGATGGCGCTGCGGTCGCCCACGGTCGCGCCCAACGTCAGCGTGGGGCTGACGACCACCACCGGGTCGCACTGCGGGCAGTCGCCGGTCGTGGCCGTCACGGACGAGGACGCCTCGCCCCACTCCGCCGCGAGGGACGTCCCGTCGCCATAGGCGCTCACGCGGAACTCGTAGGCGGTGTCGCAGGTGAGACCGTCCACGGTGTGCGTCGTACCGGTGAGCGTGTCGTCGGCCACGGTCCAACTCGCCGCGTCACTCGTGCGGTATTCGACGCGATACTTGCTGGCGCCGGTCACCGCGTCCCACGTCAGCGGCACGCCGGTCGCCGTCACCGTGCCCGCGGCGAGGTTCGCGGGCGCCGCCGGCGGCTCGCAGTAGGGCAGGGCGAGCGCGCCGAGATCGTTGGTGGCGACGCTCCTGAGCGCCGGCGGAATGCAGCCCGTCAGCGCATTGCCCGACAGCCGCAGCTCGGTCAGGTTCGTCAGCCAGCCCAGCTCCGGCGGGATCGTCCCGGTCAGCTGGTTACCGCTCAGGTTGAGCGTGGTCAACGCGAACAGGCGGCCCAGCCCCGCCGGGATCGTCCCTGTCAGGCTCTTGCGGGAGAGGTTCAGCCCCGTCACCCGGCTCGGCGTGCCGCCGGTGGTGACGCCCTCCCAGTTAGAGATGACCGTGCTTGTGCTCCAGTTCACCGTGGCCGCGCCCCGCAGTCCGTCCTTGGCCGCCAGCAGCGTCTCGCAGTCCTGGACCAAGCCGCGGTTGGCGTTGGGCGTGCCCACCGCCGTGCCGTTGGCGCACCCCGACACCGGCGGCGGCTGCGCCGGCGTGAAGGTGGTTGTATCGCCATCGTCCGGCGTGATGTCGTCGTAGGCCCCCATGTCCCGGTATGCCTGCTGCAGCCCCGTGACATTGGCTATCCGCGTGGTTGCATGCGCGTCGCTCGCCGCCGCCGTGGTGATCCGGCTGGTCAAGTTGGCCAGCGTCTGCGTGTGCTCCGGGTCGCCCTCGGATGCCCCCACCCGCACCGCCTGCACCGTGCCGTCCACCGTCGCCACGTCCCAGTGCGCCACCGCCTGCCACGCCTCGAACGCGATCGCGTGGTGCGCCCCCATCGGTGCCAGGAACACGATGCGGTCCCGGCCGCCAATCTCGGCCGCCAACGCCTCCTCCGCCGCCACCACCATGGCTTGCAGCGACGCCTCGTAGTCGCCGCGCGCCTGCAGCGCGTCACTGCCAAACGTCCCGGCCTCGTGCTCCCGCACGTACAGCTCGTAGGAGGCCGCTTCGCCCCGGTTGTCGTACGCCGCCGTCACCGTCGTCGGCCCCGCGCCCAGCAGATACGAGGACACCGTGTAGTCCGCGAAGCACGTCAGGAACAGGTATTCCTCCGAAAGCCCGCCCCGCGCGATCGCCAGGGCGTTGGCCTTCGCCGTCTCGCGATACTGAGGGTTCAGCAGATTCAGTGTGGCCGCGAATAACACCTCCAGATACGCGGCGCTTGGGATCGCGTCGGTCGCATCAAGCTTCAACAAGAACCGAATGGCATCCTCCCGCTGCGCTGCCGTGCGGGCGGTCCCCCGCCACGCGCAGCGCACCGTGTCGGGCCCCGCCGTCCCCCTGATCGCCAGATGCACCGGCGAGGCGCCGACCAGTCGCAGACCATCTTCCAGCAGTTCCTCCACCGTCGCTGTCGTCTCCACCTCTCCAATTGGCATTGGGCCAACGCTGGAATTTCCCAACTCAGCATTCCGTGGGGTTCGCGGCGTCACTGGAGCGCTGTGCTCCGGCGCGGCGTCAGCCGTGACGACCGCCGGCTCGCCGCCTACCGGGACGGTAACGTCGGCTGCCGCGTCCGATGAGGCTTGTACTGTCTCCGGCCCCTCAATTGGGGCCGACGTTCTGATCGCACCGACACAACCGACCACCGCGAGTGTCAGCGCGACACCGGCCAACCCTCGGGCTATCGGTCGTCCGAACGCCGCGATCCTCATTGACCCGACGCCGTTGGGCAACGCCTCAAGGTATTGCCTCGAAGCCATTGTTCCCACGGCTTGAGCCCGTGCGGGAGGCACCCGGTCAGCCCGGTGCTCGAGATATCGACGTATATGAGGTTGGTGAGCTTAGCGAGCTCCGGTGGAATAGACCCGCGCAGGCCGCTACTCTTGAGGATCAAGGTCTCCAGGCCGTCTAAGTCTCCAAGCTCTGGGGGAATCGAACCGGCCAGGCCCCGCCGCTCCAGGTTGAGTCCACGGACCCGAAGCGGCAAGCCCTCGGACTCAGGGGTCTTCACGATAACGCCCGCCCACCTCGTGATCGGAATATCGGCTCTCCAGCGGAAATTGGAATCCCCGGCGAGCGTCGCAACCGACTTGAGCAGCGTCTCGCAGTCCCGCACGAGGCCGGGATTCGCTTCAGGCTCGGGGACGACGAAGCCCTCGGAGCAGACGGCGGGATCGACGGCGGGTCGTCGTAGAACGCCTTCATACAGGGTGCGAGGATCTCCGCCGTCACGGTCCATCGTCACGAGCAAATCCCATTGGTGAATCGCGATGCGGGAGCCGTCGGGCGACCACACCACTTGCCCTATTGCAGCAAATCCTTCCCCTAGGACCGGCGACAGCTTCGACTGGCTCAATTGGCGCCGACTGGCCCCATCCGGGCTGACGAACACGAGATTTGGCCCGTCCGGTACGATGAGAATTTCCGAGCCGTCGGGTGACCACGCCACCTCACGGATCCCCCGATCGCGTGCCACCTGCCGCCGATCCGTTCCGTCCGCCTGGGCGGTAAAAAGCCCCCGGTCGGTTCCGTCGTCGACCACAAACGCAATCCGCTGCCCGTCCGGCGACCAGGACGGTCGTGGCGGAATTGCGCCGAGCGTCGCGGTCACCGTCCCGATCCTGTGCTGCGCCGAGCTTGACAGATTGGGAAGCTTGTCGACTCCAGTAGTATGAAGAACGTACGTATACAACCCGTCATCCTTTTCAGTCACTAAGTAGTAGGCGAGATATTGACCGTCCGGTGACCAAACCGGTGGGATGAGCGCGATCCCGCCACTCGTCGGTGCCCGATCATCAAATCTCCCAAGCGTGCGAACAAGGTCAGTCCCACCCATTGATCCGTCAACTCGATACACGTCTAGGACTTGCGCAACTACGAATTCTAGATCGCGGCCTCTCGTCGGATTTCTCTCCATCGATAGCGATGCTATCCAGCTCCCATCCGGCGACCAGACAGGATAGTGATCTAGCCGTAGCTGGGTTGTTGTGATCCGCGTATTGCGGGTGATGCCATAACGACCATCCTCGTCTATTTCTCCGACCACGATATCGTAATTTGCCGAAACTGGTCCCCATTCGCGCCCCACTGCGGAATAATTGCCGGCAGCCGGTACGCCTTGGGGAAATGCGCAAGTCGTATACGCGATCCTGTCGCCTGTCGGAGCAACTTCGGCATAATAGCCAAATGCAAGTGAGTCGTCACTATAAGGATAGGGATTAGCTTCCAGCATGTAATGGATTTGCCCAGTCGCATCATCCGCCAACCATAACGCTCCATCAAAACTAAACAATATTCCTGTTTCACCCGATGGCCATGCCAATAATCCCAGACCATACCGCGTTACAGAAGCATGAATGTTCCTGACCTC encodes the following:
- a CDS encoding fibronectin type III domain-containing protein, with the protein product MPIGEVETTATVEELLEDGLRLVGASPVHLAIRGTAGPDTVRCAWRGTARTAAQREDAIRFLLKLDATDAIPSAAYLEVLFAATLNLLNPQYRETAKANALAIARGGLSEEYLFLTCFADYTVSSYLLGAGPTTVTAAYDNRGEAASYELYVREHEAGTFGSDALQARGDYEASLQAMVVAAEEALAAEIGGRDRIVFLAPMGAHHAIAFEAWQAVAHWDVATVDGTVQAVRVGASEGDPEHTQTLANLTSRITTAAASDAHATTRIANVTGLQQAYRDMGAYDDITPDDGDTTTFTPAQPPPVSGCANGTAVGTPNANRGLVQDCETLLAAKDGLRGAATVNWSTSTVISNWEGVTTGGTPSRVTGLNLSRKSLTGTIPAGLGRLFALTTLNLSGNQLTGTIPPELGWLTNLTELRLSGNALTGCIPPALRSVATNDLGALALPYCEPPAAPANLAAGTVTATGVPLTWDAVTGASKYRVEYRTSDAASWTVADDTLTGTTHTVDGLTCDTAYEFRVSAYGDGTSLAAEWGEASSSVTATTGDCPQCDPVVVVSPTLTLGATVGDRSAITAAWAYGDACAGLVVTHSGLRVTSDYADGTRASKSLQASSGSPRHFVVRRSHEGTGSPLTRLTWTALDLTYGPGGAQSATVTFDSPPRLVFTPAAPANVTAGTATATGVPLTWDAVTGAAKYRVEYRVSNTETWTVDDDTLTAATHTVDGLTCATAYEFRVSAYGDGTAYVAAWGEASATAMATTGACLLPAPAAPTTLAAGAVTATSVPLTWDAVANTSKYRVEYRVSTEVVWTVADETLTTAAHTVDGLTCATAYEFRVSAHGDGTTLAAAWGEATAPVTVTTGACPLPAPAAPTTLAAGTVTATSVPLTWDAVANTSKYRVEYRVSDTETWTVDDEMLTTAAHTVDGLTCNTAYEFRVSAFGDGTNLAAAWGEASATATATTGACPPRPVTVAFGQAAYTVREGASVEVQVVLSAALQDPLSLALSAGGTAGSDDYSGVPTSVTIAAGATETSFEVTAVVDAVDDAGELLTLSLAERPPGIGEGEPATATITFQEAAAPEFGAASYAFSVAEDAAVNAVVGTVTATAATSVTYAITAGNDAGAFAIDGSSGALSVAGALDYETTTAYSLTVEASAGGAAATVAVAITVTNVADTAPPAPTTLAAGAVTATDVPLTWDAVANTSKYRVEYRVQGTQTWTVDDETLTAATHTVDGLTCNTAYDFRVSAYGDGTAYTEAWGEASTAVTATTGACPLPAPAAPASVTAGTVTDASVPLSWAAVANASKYRVEYRVQGTQTWTVDDETLTAVTHTVDGLTCNTAYDFRVSAYGDGTAYTEAWGEASTAVTATTGACPLPAPAAPASVTAGTVTDASVPLSWAAVANASKYRVEYRVQGTQTWTVDDETLTAVTHTVDGLTCNTAYDFRVSAYGDGTTLAAAWGEASTSATATTGACPPPAPAAPGSVTAGTVTAASVPLSWAAVANVSKYRVEYRVSSTQTWTVDDDTLTGTTHTVDGLTCGTAYEFRVSAYGDGTTLAAAWGEASTAATATTGACPPTVAFGSALSRVREGASVTVTVTLSAAQSSAVTIPLTVFAGTAAVDEVTGVPASVTIAAGATTASFKVTAVEDQVVEHGAETLFLWFGELPAGISTGAPARHLLAIRDAPSQ
- a CDS encoding LpqB family beta-propeller domain-containing protein translates to MTEVRNIHASVTRYGLGLLAWPSGETGILFSFDGALWLADDATGQIHYMLEANPYPYSDDSLAFGYYAEVAPTGDRIAYTTCAFPQGVPAAGNYSAVGREWGPVSANYDIVVGEIDEDGRYGITRNTRITTTQLRLDHYPVWSPDGSWIASLSMERNPTRGRDLEFVVAQVLDVYRVDGSMGGTDLVRTLGRFDDRAPTSGGIALIPPVWSPDGQYLAYYLVTEKDDGLYTYVLHTTGVDKLPNLSSSAQHRIGTVTATLGAIPPRPSWSPDGQRIAFVVDDGTDRGLFTAQADGTDRRQVARDRGIREVAWSPDGSEILIVPDGPNLVFVSPDGASRRQLSQSKLSPVLGEGFAAIGQVVWSPDGSRIAIHQWDLLVTMDRDGGDPRTLYEGVLRRPAVDPAVCSEGFVVPEPEANPGLVRDCETLLKSVATLAGDSNFRWRADIPITRWAGVIVKTPESEGLPLRVRGLNLERRGLAGSIPPELGDLDGLETLILKSSGLRGSIPPELAKLTNLIYVDISSTGLTGCLPHGLKPWEQWLRGNTLRRCPTASGQ